From a single Kitasatospora azatica KCTC 9699 genomic region:
- a CDS encoding helicase-associated domain-containing protein produces the protein MAGLDLEQLYRLLRARPDTAVEPAPRTLAEVAERLVRPGSAGVVLRRLPVPCLQTAEALVALGPRAGRHELARLLDATGGERAAGLDTALQALAGQGLAWPDEHDRLHPNPALRQIWPSPLGLEAPVAELLAEATSEELRSILLLLDQRVPVTKQQRLATLTDHFADPRRLDAVLADAPAGVRPLLLEHAETARAVFSPSGEVGRAARWARERGLLVRAHHGYGPARVPAEVTLALRGPSWHAPFDPVPPEPELVPVGAAEVAREAVSAATAFTTQAAAVLAECALHPVALLKSGGVGPRELGRLAKTTRCSETLLRLVLECALAAGLLVGAGGGPPTGNRTAHLPRTTRRAADLEAEDGPLALTPQYDSWREEDPARQFVALAAGWLTLPFTPTAVLDKDGKSWPALVTRAPSPSCRHARRGLLTAAGRLPAERGAARAAGLGRLVAWHRPLCDQLPQEPAPFATVIQEAELLGVVARGTLSPLGAALAGHSAEQPQGLLDCARRLLPGATERARLGTDLTAVVAGPPGGRLTALLDAAADRESHGTASVWRFTAGSIRRALDGGRSPQQLTAELLAVGGVEQLPQPLSYLIGDTARRHGRVRVVAPGSVLYGEDPALLAELLAHRRLASLRLRLIAPTVLVSATGPEATLAALRAEGYAPVEEGADGTLLLERAGTERAPAVPPQRSGPVRSPRTGRALPSSADLRELAGRLFTVPGGPAAAYGKPDELTEEELARETPRLMGSCVSRLARAIRADQPITIEYLAGAGEVVEYDVCDLALDPPFLHARRLGSEDRLALSLASLYTVLPIDRF, from the coding sequence TTGGCCGGCCTGGACCTGGAGCAGCTCTACCGCCTGCTGCGGGCCCGGCCGGACACCGCCGTGGAACCGGCCCCGCGCACGTTGGCCGAGGTGGCCGAGCGACTGGTCCGGCCCGGCTCGGCGGGTGTGGTGCTGCGCCGGCTGCCGGTGCCATGCCTGCAGACGGCCGAGGCGCTGGTCGCGCTCGGCCCCCGCGCCGGCCGCCACGAACTGGCCCGGCTGCTCGACGCCACCGGGGGCGAGCGGGCCGCCGGCCTGGACACCGCGCTGCAGGCGCTGGCCGGGCAGGGGCTGGCCTGGCCCGACGAGCACGACCGGCTGCATCCGAACCCCGCGCTGCGGCAGATCTGGCCCAGCCCGCTCGGCCTCGAAGCACCGGTGGCCGAACTGCTCGCCGAGGCCACCTCGGAGGAGCTGCGCTCGATACTGCTGCTGCTGGACCAGCGGGTGCCGGTGACCAAGCAGCAGCGGCTGGCCACGCTGACCGACCACTTCGCCGATCCACGGCGGCTGGACGCGGTGCTGGCCGACGCCCCCGCCGGGGTGCGGCCGCTGCTGCTGGAGCACGCGGAGACGGCCCGCGCGGTGTTCTCGCCCTCCGGCGAGGTGGGGCGGGCGGCGAGGTGGGCGCGCGAGCGCGGGCTGCTGGTCCGGGCGCACCACGGGTACGGGCCGGCCCGGGTGCCCGCCGAGGTGACCTTGGCGCTGCGCGGTCCGTCCTGGCACGCGCCGTTCGACCCGGTTCCGCCGGAGCCCGAACTGGTCCCGGTCGGTGCGGCCGAGGTGGCCCGCGAGGCGGTCTCGGCGGCCACCGCGTTCACCACCCAGGCCGCCGCGGTGCTGGCCGAGTGCGCCCTGCACCCGGTGGCGCTGCTCAAGTCCGGCGGGGTCGGGCCGCGCGAGCTGGGCCGGCTGGCCAAGACGACCAGGTGCTCGGAGACGCTGCTCCGGCTGGTCCTGGAGTGCGCGCTCGCGGCGGGGCTGCTGGTCGGCGCGGGCGGCGGCCCGCCCACCGGCAACCGCACCGCACACCTGCCGCGGACCACCCGGCGGGCCGCCGACCTGGAGGCCGAGGACGGGCCGCTGGCGCTGACACCGCAGTACGACAGCTGGCGCGAGGAGGATCCGGCCCGGCAGTTCGTCGCCCTCGCGGCCGGCTGGCTGACGCTGCCGTTCACCCCGACCGCCGTACTGGACAAGGACGGCAAGTCCTGGCCCGCGCTGGTCACCCGGGCGCCCAGCCCGAGCTGCCGGCACGCCCGGCGCGGCCTGCTGACGGCCGCCGGTCGGCTGCCCGCCGAGCGGGGCGCCGCGCGCGCCGCCGGGCTCGGCCGACTGGTCGCCTGGCACCGGCCGCTCTGCGACCAACTCCCGCAGGAGCCGGCGCCGTTCGCCACCGTGATCCAGGAGGCCGAGCTGCTCGGCGTGGTCGCCCGGGGCACCCTGTCGCCGCTCGGCGCGGCACTGGCCGGGCACTCGGCGGAGCAGCCGCAGGGCCTGCTGGACTGCGCCCGCCGGCTGCTGCCGGGCGCGACCGAGCGGGCCAGGCTCGGCACCGACCTGACGGCGGTGGTGGCCGGTCCGCCGGGCGGGCGGCTGACCGCACTGTTGGACGCCGCCGCCGACCGGGAGTCGCACGGCACCGCCTCGGTCTGGCGGTTCACCGCCGGCAGCATCCGGCGCGCGCTGGACGGCGGGCGCTCACCGCAGCAGCTCACCGCCGAACTGCTCGCGGTCGGCGGGGTGGAGCAGCTACCGCAGCCGCTGAGCTACCTGATCGGCGACACCGCCCGCCGGCACGGCCGGGTGCGGGTGGTCGCCCCGGGCAGTGTGCTGTACGGCGAGGATCCGGCCCTGCTGGCCGAACTGCTCGCGCACCGCCGCCTCGCCTCGCTGCGACTGCGGCTGATCGCCCCGACCGTGCTGGTCAGCGCGACCGGCCCGGAGGCCACCTTGGCGGCGCTGCGGGCCGAGGGCTACGCGCCGGTCGAGGAGGGCGCCGACGGCACGCTGCTGCTCGAACGGGCCGGCACCGAGCGGGCGCCCGCGGTGCCACCGCAGCGCAGCGGCCCGGTCCGCTCGCCGCGCACCGGACGGGCACTGCCGTCCAGCGCCGACCTGCGCGAGCTGGCCGGCCGGTTGTTCACCGTCCCCGGCGGTCCGGCGGCGGCCTACGGCAAGCCCGACGAGCTGACCGAGGAGGAACTCGCCCGCGAGACCCCGCGGTTGATGGGCTCCTGCGTGAGCCGGCTGGCCCGCGCGATCCGCGCCGACCAGCCGATCACCATCGAGTACCTGGCCGGCGCCGGCGAGGTCGTCGAGTACGACGTCTGCGACCTGGCCCTCGACCCGCCCTTCCTGCACGCCCGCCGGCTCGGCAGCGAGGACCGGCTCGCGCTCTCGCTGGCCTCGCTCTACACCGTCCTGCCGATCGACCGCTTCTAG
- a CDS encoding isoaspartyl peptidase/L-asparaginase: MCVGVSTSGYPFKYPGRVGDSAIPGAGNWCDLRAGGAACTGPDPPLPDLRHRRPADPRHRGVAEEAPIVEPREVAHGEAGGAWKARRSTTRPCSRPCPAWWRC, translated from the coding sequence CTGTGCGTCGGCGTCTCGACCTCCGGCTACCCGTTCAAGTACCCGGGCCGGGTCGGCGACTCGGCGATCCCCGGCGCGGGCAACTGGTGCGACCTGCGGGCCGGCGGCGCCGCCTGCACCGGACCCGATCCGCCCCTACCGGACCTTCGTCACCGTCGTCCTGCTGACCCGCGGCATCGCGGAGTAGCGGAAGAGGCTCCTATCGTTGAACCACGAGAGGTGGCGCACGGTGAGGCGGGCGGAGCATGGAAGGCGCGGAGATCGACTACGCGGCCATGTTCCAGGCCCTGCCCGGCATGGTGGCGCTGCTGA
- a CDS encoding amino acid permease — protein sequence MSTDTTKRSEIPRQQEDNQLQAGLKNRHLSMIAIGGVIGAGLFVGSGAGIAATGPGILLSYALAGVLVVMVMRMLGEMAAADPQSGSFSAYADRALGRWAGFTIGWLYWFFWVVVLAVEATAGAKILNGWVPSVPQWAFALLVMAVLTATNLFSVASYGEFEFWFAGIKVVAIAAFIVVGALAVFGLLPDTHAVGTSNLFGHGGFLPHGVGAVFTGMLTVVFAFMGSEIVTLAAGESEDPERAVSKATNSVIWRIGIFYLGSILLVVTLLPWDSAKVAGSPYVAVLEHVGIPGAAQLMNVIVLTAVLSCLNSGMYTASRMAFSLGQRGDAPAAFAKVTSRGVPRTAILASVVFGFVAVFFNYTSPDTVFQFLLNSSGAVALFVWLVICFSQLRMRRIIEREAPERLTVRMWLYPYLTWATIGLIGFVVAYMFTDHDGRIQMILSLVAAAVVLVAARVVEARRKSRAALAD from the coding sequence ATGAGCACGGACACCACCAAGCGCTCAGAAATTCCCCGGCAGCAGGAGGACAACCAGCTCCAGGCCGGATTGAAGAACCGTCATCTGTCCATGATCGCGATCGGCGGTGTGATCGGCGCCGGGCTCTTCGTCGGCTCCGGCGCCGGCATCGCGGCCACCGGACCGGGCATCCTGCTCTCCTACGCGCTGGCCGGCGTGCTGGTGGTGATGGTGATGCGGATGCTCGGCGAGATGGCCGCGGCCGATCCGCAGAGCGGCTCCTTCTCCGCCTACGCGGACCGGGCGCTGGGCCGCTGGGCCGGGTTCACCATCGGCTGGCTGTACTGGTTCTTCTGGGTCGTGGTGCTGGCCGTGGAGGCCACCGCCGGCGCCAAGATCCTCAACGGCTGGGTGCCGAGCGTGCCGCAGTGGGCCTTCGCCCTGCTGGTGATGGCCGTGCTGACCGCGACCAACCTGTTCTCGGTCGCCTCCTACGGCGAGTTCGAATTCTGGTTCGCCGGAATCAAGGTGGTCGCGATCGCCGCCTTCATCGTGGTCGGAGCGTTGGCGGTGTTCGGGCTGCTGCCGGACACCCACGCGGTCGGCACCAGCAATCTGTTCGGCCACGGGGGATTCCTGCCGCACGGTGTCGGCGCGGTCTTCACCGGCATGCTCACCGTGGTCTTCGCCTTCATGGGCAGCGAGATCGTCACTCTGGCGGCCGGCGAGTCGGAAGATCCGGAGCGGGCCGTCAGCAAGGCGACCAACAGCGTGATCTGGCGGATCGGCATCTTCTACCTGGGCTCGATCCTGCTGGTGGTCACCCTGCTGCCGTGGGACTCCGCCAAGGTCGCGGGCAGCCCGTACGTCGCGGTGCTGGAGCACGTCGGGATCCCCGGCGCGGCCCAGCTGATGAACGTCATCGTGCTCACCGCCGTGCTCTCCTGCCTCAACTCCGGGATGTACACGGCCTCCCGGATGGCCTTCTCGCTCGGGCAGCGCGGCGACGCGCCGGCCGCCTTCGCCAAGGTGACCTCGCGCGGTGTGCCGCGCACGGCGATCCTGGCCTCGGTGGTCTTCGGCTTCGTCGCGGTCTTCTTCAACTACACCTCGCCGGACACCGTCTTCCAGTTCCTGCTGAACTCCTCGGGCGCGGTGGCGCTCTTCGTCTGGCTGGTGATCTGCTTCTCGCAGCTGCGGATGCGCCGGATCATCGAGCGCGAGGCGCCCGAGCGGCTGACCGTGCGGATGTGGCTCTACCCGTACCTGACCTGGGCCACCATCGGCCTGATCGGCTTCGTGGTGGCCTACATGTTCACCGACCACGACGGGCGGATCCAGATGATCCTCTCGCTGGTCGCGGCCGCCGTGGTGCTGGTCGCCGCCCGCGTGGTGGAGGCCCGCCGCAAGTCCCGGGCCGCGCTGGCGGACTAG
- a CDS encoding HhH-GPD-type base excision DNA repair protein: MAVSLHLAQQADADALLSRSALAALTGMLLDQQVPMEKAFAGPLTIAQRMGAEDLDARVIAGYDPEAFAELLSAKPAVHRYPGSMAKRVQQLCQYLVEHYDGDAAAVWREVPSGAELLRRLVELPGFGKQKSQIFLALLGKQFGVRPDGWREAAGLYGEEGSRRSVADITDPESLVQVRAYKQQAKQAAKAEKAAGPSK; this comes from the coding sequence ATGGCTGTCTCCCTCCACCTCGCCCAGCAGGCGGACGCCGACGCGCTGCTCAGTCGCAGTGCGTTGGCCGCGCTGACCGGAATGCTTCTTGATCAACAAGTGCCCATGGAGAAGGCGTTCGCCGGGCCGCTGACCATTGCTCAGCGGATGGGCGCCGAGGATCTCGACGCGCGGGTGATCGCCGGTTACGACCCGGAGGCGTTCGCCGAGTTGTTGTCGGCCAAGCCGGCGGTGCACCGGTATCCGGGGTCGATGGCGAAGCGGGTGCAGCAGCTGTGCCAGTACCTGGTGGAGCACTACGACGGTGATGCCGCGGCGGTGTGGCGCGAGGTGCCGAGCGGGGCGGAGCTGCTGCGGCGGCTGGTCGAGCTGCCGGGCTTCGGCAAGCAGAAGTCGCAGATCTTCCTGGCGCTGCTCGGCAAGCAGTTCGGCGTCCGGCCGGACGGCTGGCGGGAGGCGGCGGGCCTGTACGGGGAGGAGGGCAGCCGTCGGTCGGTGGCGGACATCACCGACCCGGAGTCGCTCGTCCAGGTCCGGGCGTACAAGCAGCAGGCCAAGCAGGCGGCGAAGGCCGAGAAGGCCGCCGGGCCCTCGAAGTAG
- a CDS encoding isocitrate lyase/PEP mutase family protein has translation MTNQHDRALAFHALHQAAAPLALANVWDAAGARIVAAAGAPAVATTSAGVAWALGAQDGGKLGRTLALELTARVVAAVELPVTADIEDGYADSAAGVGETVAGVLAAGAVGINLEDADRTGRAPLRPVDEQAERLAAARAAADAAGIPLYLNARIDTYLRAVGDPATRRQETLDRAAAYVAAGASGVFVPGLTDPAELGALTEALSVPLNVLVGPGAPSVAELGKLGVARVSLGSAVAESAYAVVQRTARELYATGTYDELGEAIPYGELNALLHG, from the coding sequence ATGACGAACCAGCACGACAGAGCCCTCGCCTTCCACGCCCTGCACCAGGCCGCCGCCCCGCTGGCCCTGGCCAACGTCTGGGACGCCGCCGGCGCCCGGATCGTCGCCGCGGCCGGCGCCCCGGCCGTCGCCACCACCAGCGCCGGTGTGGCCTGGGCGCTCGGCGCCCAGGACGGCGGCAAGCTCGGCCGCACCCTCGCCCTGGAACTGACCGCCCGGGTGGTGGCCGCCGTGGAGCTGCCGGTCACCGCCGACATCGAGGACGGCTACGCGGACAGCGCGGCCGGCGTCGGCGAGACCGTCGCCGGGGTGCTGGCGGCCGGCGCCGTCGGCATCAACCTGGAGGACGCCGACCGCACCGGCCGGGCTCCGCTGCGGCCGGTGGACGAGCAGGCCGAGCGCCTGGCCGCGGCCCGGGCGGCGGCCGACGCCGCCGGGATTCCGCTCTACCTCAACGCCCGGATCGACACCTATCTGCGCGCGGTCGGCGACCCGGCGACCCGCCGTCAGGAGACCCTGGACCGGGCGGCCGCCTATGTCGCGGCGGGCGCCAGCGGGGTCTTCGTCCCCGGTCTCACCGACCCGGCCGAGCTGGGCGCGCTCACCGAGGCGCTGTCGGTACCGCTGAACGTGCTGGTCGGACCGGGCGCGCCGAGCGTCGCCGAGCTGGGCAAGCTCGGCGTGGCCCGGGTCAGCCTCGGCTCGGCGGTGGCCGAGAGCGCCTACGCCGTGGTCCAGCGCACCGCGCGCGAGCTGTACGCGACGGGCACCTACGACGAGCTCGGGGAGGCGATTCCGTACGGGGAGCTGAACGCCCTGCTGCACGGGTGA
- a CDS encoding isochorismatase family protein — translation MSTNQPSSTLRDVSGLDNRPPRLGESALIMIDFQNTYRTGVMALDGAEEALAAGARLLARARAAGIPVVHIVNDGGENTPYDIRARIGAISEEVAPAEGEPVVVKQVPNAFHATELEKTLHGLGFEPGSGKDLVLAGFMTHMCVNYTAQGAFHLGYRPTVVAETTATRALTAPDGTVLPAAALQVAALTTVTDLFGIVVPTVDVLPA, via the coding sequence ATGAGCACGAATCAGCCCTCCAGCACGCTGCGCGACGTGAGCGGCCTGGACAACCGGCCGCCACGCCTCGGCGAGTCCGCCCTGATCATGATCGACTTCCAGAACACCTACCGCACCGGCGTGATGGCCCTCGACGGTGCCGAGGAAGCCCTCGCCGCCGGCGCCCGCCTGCTGGCCCGGGCCCGCGCCGCCGGCATCCCGGTCGTCCACATCGTCAACGACGGTGGCGAGAACACCCCGTACGACATCCGCGCCCGGATCGGGGCGATCAGCGAGGAGGTCGCTCCGGCCGAGGGCGAGCCGGTCGTGGTCAAGCAGGTCCCCAACGCCTTCCATGCCACCGAACTGGAGAAGACGCTGCACGGCCTGGGCTTCGAACCGGGCAGCGGCAAGGACCTGGTGCTGGCCGGCTTCATGACGCACATGTGTGTCAACTACACCGCCCAGGGCGCCTTCCACCTCGGCTACCGGCCCACCGTCGTCGCCGAGACCACCGCCACCCGCGCGCTCACCGCCCCGGACGGCACCGTGCTGCCCGCCGCCGCCCTCCAGGTCGCCGCCCTGACCACCGTCACCGACCTGTTCGGCATCGTCGTCCCCACCGTCGACGTCCTCCCCGCCTGA
- a CDS encoding PP2C family protein-serine/threonine phosphatase has product MEGAEIDYAAMFQALPGMVALLTPELAYADVNEEFLRLSGRTREELIGHYLFDVFPDNPNDPAATGARNLRASLVRVLETGERDAMALQRYDVESTERPGTWTERYWSPVNAPVLGPDGRVVLIVHRVEEVTELIKARGGPEGTRARVLEAELYTRARELQEVNERLRKAHAREREVALALQEAMLPAPRPVGHHRAAVRYRPAVGSLNVCGDWYDLVDLPGDRIGVAVGDVVGHGLGAACVMGLLRSALSAASLVADGPAQALDVLGLYARSVDGAANTTAVETHIDWDAHTIAYSSAGHPPPALLHTDGSVEFLDQATDPPLGARPEPVPRPQAAVAFTEGDTLVLYTDGLVERRREDIDTGLARLADSLSRHRELAPEALADALLHALLPLGGATDDTALVIVRL; this is encoded by the coding sequence ATGGAAGGCGCGGAGATCGACTACGCGGCCATGTTCCAGGCCCTGCCCGGCATGGTGGCGCTGCTGACCCCGGAGCTGGCGTACGCCGACGTGAACGAGGAGTTCCTGCGGCTGTCGGGCCGCACCCGTGAGGAGCTGATCGGCCACTACCTGTTCGACGTCTTCCCCGACAACCCGAACGACCCCGCGGCGACCGGTGCCCGGAATCTACGCGCATCGCTCGTCCGGGTGCTGGAAACCGGGGAGCGCGACGCCATGGCGCTGCAGCGGTACGACGTCGAGTCCACCGAGCGGCCGGGCACCTGGACGGAGCGGTACTGGAGTCCGGTCAACGCCCCCGTGCTCGGGCCGGACGGTCGGGTGGTCCTGATCGTGCACCGGGTGGAGGAGGTGACCGAGCTCATCAAGGCCCGCGGCGGCCCGGAGGGCACCCGGGCCCGGGTGCTGGAGGCCGAGCTCTACACCCGGGCCCGCGAGCTGCAGGAGGTCAACGAGCGGCTGCGGAAGGCCCACGCCCGGGAACGCGAGGTGGCTCTCGCCCTGCAGGAGGCGATGCTGCCCGCCCCGAGGCCGGTGGGCCACCACCGGGCCGCCGTCCGCTACCGGCCCGCGGTGGGCTCGCTGAACGTGTGCGGCGACTGGTACGACCTGGTCGACCTGCCCGGCGACCGGATCGGGGTCGCCGTCGGCGACGTCGTCGGCCACGGCCTCGGCGCCGCCTGTGTCATGGGTCTGCTCCGCAGCGCGTTGAGCGCGGCCTCACTGGTCGCCGACGGCCCCGCGCAGGCGCTGGACGTCCTCGGCCTGTACGCCCGCTCGGTCGACGGCGCCGCGAACACCACCGCGGTGGAGACGCACATCGACTGGGACGCGCACACCATCGCGTACAGCAGCGCCGGTCATCCGCCGCCCGCGCTGCTGCACACCGACGGCAGCGTCGAGTTCCTGGACCAGGCCACCGACCCCCCGCTCGGCGCCCGCCCCGAGCCGGTTCCCCGTCCCCAGGCCGCCGTCGCGTTCACCGAGGGCGACACCCTGGTGCTCTACACCGACGGACTGGTCGAACGCCGCCGCGAGGACATCGACACCGGCCTCGCCCGCCTCGCCGACTCGCTGTCCCGCCACCGCGAGCTCGCCCCCGAAGCCCTCGCCGACGCCCTGCTGCACGCCCTGCTGCCGTTGGGCGGCGCGACCGACGACACCGCGCTGGTCATCGTCCGGCTCTGA
- a CDS encoding ArsR/SmtB family transcription factor, with the protein MDLIFKALADPTRRSLLDELFREDGQTLSALEARFETSRFAVMKHLKVLEEAGLVVTRRQGREKLHFLNPVPIRLVHDRWVSKYAQPWAAGLSDLKSRLESPMQKVFEIYIRTTPERLWEAITDPDIRARYNFGARVTSDYRPGSRYEMNATAPDGTPVPLGEGEIIEIDPPRKLVQSMVALWSDEVKSEGTSRVTWEIEPVGDSCRLLVTHDHLREGANDELYGGWPMILSGLKTWLETGQLLTTPGSLRYGS; encoded by the coding sequence GTGGACCTGATATTCAAGGCCCTCGCCGACCCCACCCGGCGAAGCCTGCTGGACGAGCTCTTCCGCGAGGACGGGCAGACCCTCAGCGCGCTGGAGGCCCGGTTCGAGACCTCCCGCTTCGCCGTGATGAAGCACCTCAAGGTGCTGGAGGAGGCAGGCCTGGTGGTCACCCGCCGGCAGGGCCGGGAGAAGCTGCACTTCCTCAACCCCGTCCCGATCCGGTTGGTGCACGACCGCTGGGTGAGCAAGTACGCGCAGCCCTGGGCCGCTGGGCTCAGCGACCTGAAGAGCCGACTGGAGAGTCCGATGCAGAAGGTCTTCGAGATCTACATCCGCACCACCCCCGAACGCCTCTGGGAGGCGATCACCGACCCCGACATCCGGGCCAGGTACAACTTCGGCGCCCGGGTCACCTCCGACTACCGGCCGGGCTCGCGCTACGAGATGAACGCCACCGCGCCCGACGGCACGCCCGTGCCGCTCGGCGAGGGCGAGATCATCGAGATCGATCCGCCGCGCAAGCTGGTGCAGAGCATGGTGGCGCTGTGGAGCGACGAGGTGAAGAGCGAGGGCACGTCGCGGGTCACCTGGGAGATCGAGCCGGTCGGCGACTCCTGCCGACTCCTGGTGACCCACGACCACCTGCGCGAGGGTGCCAACGACGAGCTGTACGGCGGCTGGCCGATGATCCTCTCCGGCCTGAAGACCTGGTTGGAGACCGGCCAGCTGCTCACCACCCCGGGTTCGCTGCGGTACGGCAGCTGA
- a CDS encoding class I SAM-dependent methyltransferase: MNEDQHPAAARTFEELVAEAEAAPVAGWDFSWLDGRATEQRPSWGYQRLLGERLTRVQAALDLQTGGGEVLAGAGGLAPLTVATEGWPPNIAKATRLLHPLGVAVVADQDEPPLPFADEAFDLVVSRHPVTVWWEEIARVLRPGGSYFSQQVGPASVFELVEYFLGPQSEQVRRARDPELARQAAQAAGLEVVDLRYERLRTEFHDIGAVVYFLRKVIWMVPGFTVDQYRERLRELDRQIRRDGPFVASTARFLIEARKPA, from the coding sequence ATGAACGAGGATCAGCATCCGGCGGCAGCACGGACCTTCGAGGAGCTGGTGGCCGAGGCCGAGGCGGCCCCGGTGGCGGGATGGGACTTCTCCTGGCTCGACGGCCGGGCCACCGAGCAGCGGCCCTCCTGGGGCTACCAGCGACTGCTCGGCGAGCGGCTGACCCGCGTCCAGGCCGCACTGGACCTGCAGACCGGCGGCGGCGAGGTGCTGGCCGGGGCCGGCGGCCTGGCCCCGCTGACCGTGGCCACCGAGGGCTGGCCGCCGAACATCGCCAAGGCGACCCGGCTGCTGCACCCGCTCGGGGTGGCCGTGGTGGCGGACCAGGACGAGCCGCCGCTGCCGTTCGCCGACGAGGCCTTCGACCTGGTGGTCAGCCGCCACCCGGTGACGGTGTGGTGGGAGGAGATCGCCCGGGTGCTGCGCCCCGGCGGCAGCTACTTCTCCCAGCAGGTCGGCCCGGCCAGCGTCTTCGAGCTGGTCGAGTACTTCCTCGGACCCCAGTCGGAGCAGGTGCGCCGGGCCCGGGATCCGGAACTCGCCCGACAGGCGGCGCAGGCGGCCGGCCTGGAGGTGGTGGACCTGCGGTACGAGCGGCTGCGCACCGAGTTCCACGACATCGGCGCGGTGGTGTACTTCCTGCGCAAGGTGATCTGGATGGTCCCGGGCTTCACCGTGGACCAGTACCGGGAGCGGCTGCGCGAACTGGACCGGCAGATCCGGCGGGACGGGCCGTTCGTGGCGAGCACCGCGCGGTTCCTGATCGAGGCCCGCAAGCCTGCCTGA